One window of the Archangium primigenium genome contains the following:
- a CDS encoding sigma-54-dependent transcriptional regulator, translating into MDRIAVLVVDDEEQVRTFLAELLGSSGYQVRSASSGSQALEMLSGGSFDVVLLDVMMPEMSGLDVLKRYRASGGGAPVIVLSALSGADDAMRAMKLGASDYLSKPFGADELEDALSRALGNRLPARPAPVSAPVVPSHAKEEASNERIVISHSPAMRRARALVERIADTDVPVLLLGESGTGKEVIAREIHARSNRRNKPFIKVNCAALPGELLESELFGHERGAFTGATAEKPGKFELADQGTIFLDEIGEMAIRLQAKLLQVLQDEEFFRVGGKKSVRVDSRVVVATNRDLEREIALGNFREDLFYRLNVVAIRLPSLRERPEDVVPLTDHFLKKYGRGFMSGVAELPPEVLRAFTEYEWPGNVRELENMVRRLCVLKDTSLVMEELRSGGRVPASAPSLPTSYAGDGDVEPPAPTPRAMTPAPVPLVATSSVQVLEMPARGNTPAVELTPAATPAPVRYANPFDAPQPPPPPPSMPEAEMSLKDIGKRAAMLAEREAILAMLQRTAWNKRRAAGKLRISYKALLYKIKECGIIDPRAAAEF; encoded by the coding sequence ATGGATCGGATCGCTGTGTTGGTGGTGGACGACGAAGAGCAGGTGCGCACCTTCCTCGCGGAGCTGCTGGGCAGCTCGGGCTACCAGGTGCGGAGCGCGTCGAGCGGCTCCCAGGCCCTGGAGATGTTGTCGGGTGGTTCGTTCGACGTGGTGCTGCTGGACGTCATGATGCCGGAGATGAGCGGGCTGGACGTGCTCAAGCGCTACCGGGCCTCGGGTGGCGGCGCGCCCGTCATCGTCCTCTCGGCCCTCTCGGGCGCGGATGACGCCATGCGCGCCATGAAGCTCGGCGCGAGTGACTACCTGTCCAAGCCCTTTGGCGCGGACGAGCTGGAGGACGCGCTCTCGCGCGCCCTGGGCAACCGCCTGCCCGCGCGCCCGGCGCCGGTGAGCGCGCCCGTGGTGCCCTCGCACGCCAAGGAGGAGGCGAGCAACGAGCGCATCGTCATCTCGCACTCACCGGCCATGCGCCGGGCGCGCGCGCTGGTGGAGCGCATCGCGGACACGGACGTGCCGGTGCTGTTGCTCGGCGAGTCCGGTACGGGCAAGGAGGTCATCGCCCGGGAGATCCACGCGCGCAGCAACCGGCGCAACAAGCCCTTCATCAAGGTCAACTGCGCGGCGCTGCCCGGCGAGCTCCTGGAGAGCGAGCTGTTCGGCCACGAGCGCGGCGCCTTCACCGGCGCCACGGCGGAGAAGCCCGGCAAGTTCGAGCTCGCCGACCAGGGCACCATCTTCCTGGACGAGATTGGCGAGATGGCCATCCGCCTGCAGGCCAAGCTGCTGCAGGTGCTCCAGGACGAGGAGTTCTTCCGCGTGGGCGGCAAGAAGAGCGTGCGCGTGGACAGCCGCGTGGTGGTGGCCACCAACCGGGACCTGGAGCGGGAGATCGCCCTGGGCAACTTCCGCGAGGATCTCTTTTACCGCCTCAACGTCGTGGCCATCCGCCTGCCCTCCCTGCGCGAGCGCCCCGAGGACGTGGTGCCCCTCACGGACCACTTCCTCAAGAAGTACGGCCGCGGCTTCATGAGTGGCGTGGCGGAGCTGCCGCCCGAGGTGCTGCGCGCCTTCACCGAGTACGAGTGGCCGGGCAACGTGCGCGAGCTGGAGAACATGGTGCGCCGGCTGTGCGTGCTCAAGGACACCTCGCTCGTCATGGAGGAGCTGCGCAGCGGGGGCCGCGTGCCCGCGAGCGCGCCGTCCCTGCCCACGTCCTACGCCGGTGACGGCGACGTGGAGCCCCCGGCGCCCACGCCCCGCGCCATGACGCCCGCGCCCGTGCCCCTGGTCGCCACGTCGTCCGTGCAGGTGCTGGAGATGCCCGCCCGGGGCAACACGCCCGCGGTGGAGCTCACGCCCGCGGCCACGCCCGCGCCCGTGCGCTACGCCAACCCCTTCGACGCGCCCCAGCCGCCGCCGCCCCCGCCCTCCATGCCGGAGGCGGAGATGTCCCTCAAGGACATCGGCAAGCGCGCGGCCATGCTCGCCGAGCGCGAGGCCATCCTCGCCATGCTCCAGCGCACCGCGTGGAACAAGCGCCGCGCGGCCGGCAAGCTGCGCATCAGCTACAAGGCGCTGCTCTACAAGATCAAGGAGTGCGGCATCATCGATCCCCGCGCCGCCGCGGAGTTCTGA
- a CDS encoding diguanylate cyclase domain-containing protein, which translates to MALRHDAKTEQLTVLVVEPRAEDLERTRVALATAGFRVVPVTRFDAAAPLFEAIHPDAVVLAAQGPDFVAVAVARRLRQMSRGTVPLMYLVDSADGEAHHFCMTKGMGVDVASRADSGEELVLRLRAQLRLKASVRRAMLPEGVGAAAAHHDPLTGLYTRAFLLELLALEMTRCERFGGTFSLVVGSLEDFRALRKESGPATAERLLVYSSVVVNQTVREADVVARVGEEEFAVLLPNTSAEGVPDVMTRVRERFALARLQVAGRMLRPSLDMGAVSYPDRVGTPEQLLNGALQDLRRNREQRRGPAVDIELTV; encoded by the coding sequence GTGGCACTGAGACACGACGCGAAGACGGAGCAACTCACGGTCCTGGTGGTGGAGCCACGGGCCGAGGATCTCGAGCGCACCCGGGTGGCCCTGGCCACGGCGGGCTTCCGGGTGGTGCCGGTGACGCGCTTCGACGCGGCGGCGCCCCTCTTCGAGGCCATCCACCCGGACGCGGTGGTGCTCGCCGCCCAGGGGCCGGACTTCGTGGCCGTGGCCGTGGCGCGTCGGCTGCGGCAGATGAGCCGGGGCACGGTGCCCCTGATGTACCTGGTGGACTCCGCGGACGGCGAGGCCCACCACTTCTGCATGACCAAGGGCATGGGCGTGGACGTGGCCTCGCGCGCGGACTCGGGCGAGGAGCTGGTCTTGCGGCTGCGCGCCCAGCTGCGCCTGAAGGCCTCGGTGCGCCGGGCCATGCTGCCCGAGGGCGTGGGCGCCGCCGCGGCGCACCACGATCCCCTCACGGGTCTCTATACGCGCGCCTTCCTGCTGGAGCTGCTCGCCCTGGAGATGACGCGCTGTGAGCGCTTTGGCGGGACGTTCTCGCTGGTGGTGGGCTCGCTCGAGGACTTCCGCGCCCTGCGCAAGGAGTCCGGTCCGGCCACGGCCGAGCGGCTGCTCGTCTACAGCTCGGTGGTGGTGAACCAGACGGTGCGCGAGGCGGACGTGGTGGCGCGCGTGGGCGAGGAGGAGTTCGCCGTGCTCCTGCCCAACACCTCCGCCGAGGGCGTGCCGGACGTGATGACGCGGGTGCGCGAGCGCTTCGCCCTGGCGCGGCTGCAGGTGGCGGGGCGGATGCTGCGCCCCTCGCTGGACATGGGCGCGGTGAGCTATCCGGACCGGGTGGGCACGCCCGAGCAACTCCTGAATGGTGCACTGCAGGACTTGCGCAGGAATCGTGAGCAGCGCCGCGGCCCGGCGGTGGATATTGAACTGACGGTTTGA
- a CDS encoding glutaredoxin family protein, producing the protein MIVRLYSKPRCGLCDEAKAVLERVRARLPFDLVEEDIRADPTLLATYRYDIPVVIVGGRVAFKHHLVEDEVERFLRRELAGTPVADS; encoded by the coding sequence ATGATTGTCCGACTCTACTCGAAACCCCGCTGCGGTCTGTGCGACGAGGCGAAGGCCGTGCTCGAGCGCGTGCGCGCCCGTCTCCCCTTCGACTTGGTGGAAGAAGACATTCGCGCCGACCCCACGCTCCTGGCCACCTACCGCTACGACATCCCCGTGGTCATCGTGGGCGGCCGCGTCGCCTTCAAGCACCATCTGGTGGAAGACGAGGTGGAGCGTTTCCTCCGGAGGGAACTTGCTGGCACGCCTGTTGCTGATTCCTAG
- a CDS encoding DUF4388 domain-containing protein, producing the protein MRGLSGDFSTMPLKDLVAYLGNRRVTGTLRVLRAGVRKLLLVREGQVLSASSNQPREYLGQFLMHMGHLSEEDFQRAHARQRETQVPLGQLLVAAGTVSEQTVRGTLQLKFREGLLEMFRWEEGEFSFDAGAVAEVEGIEARVDLLDIHREGEFRETAWQAIRAVFPSGAAYLEVDEGRLAEPPRPGTLDAALVARVREGLSIDELVRVLHASDFLVYQRLYALHRQEALRVVNTPPPGRSPPAAQEPLVAVPSMEVELSDELTTEELIQSARSALENGDFQQGEALARRAHERAVTSETEALLHSAEAVLLGVLRRRMLDTPQVPSLRVTAAQLKTTPLTSPERYLLSRIDGKRDVRDILGMSPLHELDALRYFQSFVDTGLVRLTPR; encoded by the coding sequence ATGCGCGGTCTGTCAGGTGACTTCTCGACGATGCCCCTCAAGGATCTCGTCGCGTACCTGGGCAACCGGAGGGTGACGGGGACGCTGCGGGTGCTGCGCGCCGGGGTGCGCAAGCTCTTGCTCGTGCGCGAGGGGCAGGTGCTCAGCGCCAGCTCCAACCAGCCGCGCGAGTACCTGGGCCAGTTCCTCATGCACATGGGGCACTTGAGCGAGGAGGACTTCCAGCGGGCCCATGCGCGGCAGCGCGAGACGCAGGTGCCGCTCGGCCAGCTGCTCGTGGCCGCGGGGACCGTGAGCGAGCAGACGGTGCGCGGCACGCTGCAGCTCAAGTTCCGCGAGGGCCTGCTGGAGATGTTCCGCTGGGAGGAGGGCGAGTTCTCCTTCGACGCGGGCGCGGTGGCCGAGGTGGAGGGCATCGAGGCGCGGGTGGACCTCTTGGACATCCACCGCGAGGGGGAGTTCCGCGAGACGGCGTGGCAGGCCATCCGGGCGGTGTTCCCCTCGGGCGCGGCCTACCTGGAGGTGGACGAGGGCCGGCTGGCCGAGCCGCCGCGGCCCGGCACCCTGGACGCGGCGCTGGTGGCGCGCGTGCGCGAGGGGTTGAGCATCGACGAGCTCGTGCGGGTCCTGCACGCCTCGGACTTCCTGGTGTACCAGCGGCTGTACGCGCTGCACCGGCAGGAGGCCCTGCGCGTGGTGAACACGCCGCCGCCGGGCCGCTCGCCCCCCGCCGCCCAGGAGCCGCTCGTGGCGGTGCCCTCCATGGAGGTGGAGCTGAGCGACGAGCTCACGACGGAGGAGCTCATCCAGTCGGCGCGCTCGGCGCTGGAGAACGGGGACTTCCAGCAGGGCGAGGCGCTCGCGCGGCGGGCCCACGAGCGCGCCGTCACGTCCGAGACGGAGGCCCTGCTGCACTCGGCGGAGGCGGTGCTGCTCGGGGTGCTGCGCCGGCGCATGCTGGACACGCCCCAGGTGCCCTCCTTGCGCGTGACGGCGGCGCAGCTCAAGACCACGCCCCTCACCTCGCCCGAGCGCTACCTGCTCTCGCGCATCGACGGCAAGCGCGACGTGCGGGACATCCTGGGCATGTCGCCCCTGCACGAGCTGGATGCGCTGCGCTACTTCCAGTCCTTCGTGGACACGGGCCTCGTGCGGCTCACCCCGCGCTAG
- a CDS encoding penicillin-binding transpeptidase domain-containing protein, with translation MTVSRVIPATLLLPLLLLLVGADEGGIPDPGQPPGAEAASPDAGPLEVRAAEALAPDAGVPEGGLAEVGPVEVLPGLLPPAPVPSREADPPFGHLRSLSAKQDLLSRAKKNAAGRLVLADKTGEVPLTIDPVLQGQLNAILTQYQVPFGAVVVLEPATGRVLAMAEHSQSRPDVRGLSTRAVFPAASIFKIVTGAALLEAGLTPEAETCFHGGKRRISSKLLEDSTSDGQCHSLAEAMGKSANVIFAKLTQRHLSPEALRRAAARFHFNREIDFPVPTDVSLASVPEGDEFRFAQTGAGFGDVYLSPLHGALLASVAANGGVWREPVLFEPGEDTRASAGERVLSPEVARGLTTMLEATVTRGTARRVFRERGMGVPGAVGKTGTLADNKPFRDYSWFVGFAPKDNPKVAVAAVLVNEPLWRIRAAWLGREAMRLGLARLPPGALVPPVPSTPDVAPPAAVPGEDEVEGEEEHLPVAQTPAAPAPEPVRSAESQP, from the coding sequence ATGACGGTCTCCCGAGTCATCCCCGCCACGCTGCTGTTGCCCCTGCTGCTGCTGCTCGTCGGCGCGGACGAAGGCGGTATCCCCGACCCGGGCCAGCCGCCCGGGGCCGAGGCCGCGTCGCCGGACGCGGGACCGTTGGAGGTCCGGGCAGCGGAGGCGCTCGCGCCGGACGCGGGCGTGCCGGAGGGAGGCCTGGCGGAGGTGGGCCCGGTGGAGGTGCTGCCCGGGCTGCTGCCGCCCGCGCCCGTGCCCTCCCGGGAGGCGGATCCGCCCTTTGGTCACCTGCGCTCGCTCAGCGCGAAGCAGGACCTGCTCTCGCGGGCGAAGAAGAACGCCGCCGGGCGGCTGGTGCTGGCGGACAAGACGGGCGAGGTGCCGCTGACCATCGATCCGGTGCTCCAGGGTCAACTCAACGCCATCCTCACGCAGTACCAGGTGCCCTTCGGCGCGGTGGTGGTGCTCGAGCCCGCCACGGGCCGGGTGCTGGCCATGGCCGAGCACTCCCAGTCCCGGCCAGATGTGCGGGGCCTGTCCACGCGCGCGGTGTTCCCCGCGGCGAGCATCTTCAAGATCGTCACCGGCGCCGCGCTCCTGGAGGCGGGCCTCACGCCCGAGGCGGAGACGTGCTTCCACGGCGGCAAGCGGCGCATCTCCTCGAAGCTCCTGGAGGACAGCACGAGCGACGGGCAGTGCCACTCGCTCGCGGAGGCCATGGGCAAGAGCGCCAACGTCATCTTCGCCAAGCTCACCCAGCGCCACCTGTCGCCCGAGGCCCTGCGGCGCGCGGCGGCGCGCTTCCACTTCAACCGGGAGATCGACTTCCCGGTGCCCACGGACGTGTCACTGGCCTCGGTGCCGGAGGGGGACGAGTTCCGCTTCGCCCAGACGGGCGCGGGCTTCGGGGACGTGTACCTCTCGCCCCTGCACGGCGCCCTGCTCGCGTCCGTGGCGGCCAATGGCGGCGTGTGGCGCGAGCCCGTGCTCTTCGAGCCCGGCGAGGACACGCGCGCCTCCGCGGGTGAGCGGGTGCTCTCGCCCGAGGTGGCCCGGGGCCTGACGACGATGCTGGAGGCCACCGTCACCCGCGGCACCGCCCGCCGCGTCTTCCGCGAGCGGGGCATGGGCGTGCCCGGCGCGGTGGGCAAGACGGGCACCCTGGCGGACAACAAGCCCTTCCGGGACTACTCGTGGTTCGTGGGCTTCGCGCCCAAGGACAACCCCAAGGTCGCGGTGGCCGCGGTGCTCGTCAACGAGCCGCTCTGGCGCATCCGCGCCGCGTGGCTCGGCCGCGAGGCCATGCGCCTGGGCCTGGCGCGGCTGCCGCCCGGCGCGCTCGTGCCGCCCGTCCCGTCCACCCCGGACGTGGCGCCCCCCGCGGCCGTGCCCGGGGAGGACGAGGTCGAGGGGGAGGAGGAGCACCTCCCGGTGGCCCAGACGCCCGCGGCGCCCGCGCCGGAGCCGGTGCGCTCCGCCGAGTCCCAGCCCTAG